A genomic window from Cloacibacillus evryensis DSM 19522 includes:
- a CDS encoding restriction endonuclease subunit S yields the protein MKVIDLFSVEYGVNLELLNCEGTTADDINGVNFVSRTASNNGVVAVVKKIDGVIPQKAGTLSCAGGGSVLETFVQTKPYYSGRDLYVLTPKKSMTIQEKLFYCMCIKANAYRYNYGRQANKTLKDIQLPDIIPSWVNSTPVNPVTTKNTTENALPLDKSTWEEFPITRLFNTARGKMGSVTDCESGDIPLVTAYTQNNGVSNYISCESEYVNNGNCLTVANTGQGSVFRTFYQPSKFVPSNNVTCLTAKGFTMNKYIGLFITTLCWLEIPRYSYGRIVNNTRLEQTVLKLPVKKTDKRKGVPDWSYMENYIKSLPYGDKL from the coding sequence ATGAAAGTTATAGATTTATTTAGTGTAGAATATGGGGTAAACCTCGAATTGCTGAATTGTGAGGGAACAACCGCCGACGATATAAACGGTGTTAATTTTGTTTCGCGTACTGCAAGTAATAACGGCGTTGTTGCTGTGGTAAAGAAAATTGACGGCGTTATACCGCAAAAAGCAGGGACTTTATCTTGTGCGGGCGGCGGTAGTGTATTAGAAACATTTGTGCAAACAAAACCCTATTACAGCGGACGGGACTTATATGTTTTAACACCTAAAAAGTCTATGACTATACAAGAAAAACTATTTTACTGTATGTGCATTAAAGCTAACGCATACCGTTATAATTATGGCAGACAAGCAAACAAGACTTTGAAAGATATTCAATTACCCGATATTATTCCGTCTTGGGTAAACTCTACGCCTGTAAATCCTGTTACGACAAAAAACACAACTGAAAACGCATTACCGCTTGATAAGTCGACTTGGGAAGAATTCCCGATAACCCGACTGTTTAATACTGCCCGCGGGAAGATGGGTAGTGTTACAGATTGCGAAAGCGGCGATATTCCATTGGTTACAGCTTATACCCAAAATAACGGCGTTAGCAATTACATTTCCTGCGAAAGCGAATATGTGAACAACGGAAATTGTCTAACAGTAGCGAACACGGGGCAAGGTTCAGTTTTTAGAACATTTTATCAACCTTCAAAATTTGTACCGTCGAACAATGTAACTTGCTTAACTGCAAAAGGCTTTACTATGAATAAATATATTGGGTTATTTATTACTACGCTTTGTTGGCTTGAAATTCCCCGCTATTCATACGGTCGTATAGTAAATAATACACGATTAGAGCAAACAGTCCTAAAATTGCCAGTCAAAAAAACCGACAAAAGGAAGGGTGTTCCGGACTGGAGCTATATGGAGAATTATATTAAATCATTGCCTTATGGTGATAAACTATAA